One segment of Erigeron canadensis isolate Cc75 chromosome 2, C_canadensis_v1, whole genome shotgun sequence DNA contains the following:
- the LOC122589996 gene encoding pentatricopeptide repeat-containing protein At5g50280, chloroplastic yields MAVSLHHCSFPPSTFLNHRHPHRYITSVSIFKKLTNHHTHLSATSPHNQNQNPPSIFLPFLQEQEDEPRKDEIITDPIHKFFKFQTSSQHPDPPQEGKFTLQKNRRSSWHLAPNVPGSDIQEPGSGPESELDPVPVTGSGTEPRREFEESCGFIVNEVLELARNLPENVTLGEVLGEFEGKLSERDCVEVLGLMGHEDGLIMCCLYFFEWMSLQEPSLVTPWAYSTLFPVLGRAKMGDKVLILFDNLPNSVEFKQVHVFNSAISALSDCGRYDEAWELFEIMDRHNIEPDHVTCSIMITIMRRKGNSAKDAWEFFEILNMRGLKWSLEVMGALIKSFCDEGLKKEALIIQLEMEKKGVASNAIIYNTIINAYSKSDQIEEAEGLFAEMKAKGIMPTTASYNILMDAYSRRMQPEVIEKLMQEMEETGLQPDVKSFTCLISAYGRQKKMSDMAADAFLKMRKFGIKPTSHSYTALIHAYSISGWHEKADLTFQNMLREGVKPSIETYTALLDAFRRAGDTESLMRIWKMMISDKVEGTRVTFNILVDGFAKQGQYGEARDVICEFGKIGLQPTVMTYNMLINAYARGGQEGKLPQLLKEMAVLKLKPDSVTYSTMIYAYVRVRDFKRAFYYHKQMVKSGQVPDARSYHKLRSILDVKAATKNKKDKSAIMGIISSKLGWVKIKKKAKKDEFWKNKKKWSGACGSNSVGTRQ; encoded by the exons ATGGCCGTCAGCCTCCACCACTGTTCTTTTCCACCCTCAACCTTCCTCAACCACCGCCATCCCCACCGCTATATAACCTCTGTATCTATCTTTAAAAAGCTCACCAATCATCACACCCATCTCTCAGCTACTTCACCCCACAACCAAAATCAAAATCCCCCTTCAATTTTTCTCCCTTTTCTCCAAGAACAAGAAGATGAGCCCCGAAAAGATGAAATTATCACAGACCCAATTCACAAattcttcaaatttcaaactTCTTCACAACACCCAGACCCTCCTCAAGAAGGCAAATTCACTCTCCAAAAAAACCGCCGTTCTTCTTGGCATCTTGCTCCAAACGTACCCGGTTCGGATATCCAAGAACCCGGGTCCGGACCCGAATCAGAACTCGACCCAGTTCCCGTAACAGGATCAGGAACAGAACCCAGAAGGGAATTTGAAGAAAGCTGTGGCTTTATAGTTAATGAAGTTCTTGAACTTGCTAGGAATTTGCCTGAAAATGTGACTTTAGGTGAGGTTTTGGGAGAGTTTGAAGGGAAATTAAGTGAAAGAGATTGTGTTGAGGTGTTGGGATTAATGGGTCATGAAGATGGATTGATAATGTGTTGTTTGTATTTTTTCGAGTGGATGAGTTTACAAGAGCCTTCTTTGGTTACTCCATGGGCTTATTCGACTTTGTTTCCGGTGTTGGGGAGAGCTAAGATGGGTGATAAGGTGTTGATTTTGTTTGATAATTTGCCTAATTCCGTCGAGTTTAAGCAAGTTCATGTGTTTAATTCCGCCATTTCAGCTCTTTCGGATTGCGGGAG ATATGACGAGGCTTGGGAACTGTTTGAGATAATGGATAGACACAATATTGAACCAGATCATGTAACATGTTCCATAATGATCACAATTATGAGGAGAAAAGGCAATAGTGCAAAAGACGCCTGGgagttttttgaaattttgaacaTGAGAGGACTCAAATGGAGTTTAGAAGTCATGGGTGCTCTTATTAAGTCATTTTGTGATGAGGGTTTGAAGAAAGAAGCACTCATTATCCAATTAGAAATGGAGAAAAAAGGGGTTGCTTCTAATGCAATTATCTACAACACAATTATAAATGCTTATAGCAAATCAGATCAAATTGAAGAAGCTGAAGGTCTCTTTGCTGAAATGAAAGCAAAAGGAATAATGCCTACAACTGCATCTTACAACATTCTAATGGATGCATACAGTCGAAGAATGCAACCAGAAGTAATCGAAAAACTTATGCAAGAAATGGAAGAAACAGGATTACAGCCAGATGTTAAGTCATTTACTTGTTTAATTAGTGCTTATGGGCGCCAAAAGAAGATGAGTGATATGGCTGCTGATGCATTCTTGAAAATGAGAAAATTTGGTATAAAACCGACTTCTCATTCTTATACAGCTCTTATACACGCTTATTCAATTAGCGGGTGGCACGAAAAAGCTGATTTGACATTTCAAAACATGTTACGGGAAGGGGTAAAGCCGTCAATAGAAACCTACACGGCTCTACTCGATGCATTCAGACGAGCGGGTGACACTGAATCATTAATGAGaatatggaaaatgatgatTAGTGATAAAGTGGAAGGAACCCGTGTGACATTTAATATTCTTGTGGACGGGTTTGCTAAACAAGGCCAGTATGGTGAAGCACGGGATGTGATATGTGAATTTGGGAAGATTGGTTTGCAGCCAACTGTTATGACATATAATATGCTAATAAATGCGTATGCTCGTGGAGGGCAGGAGGGTAAATTGCCACAACTGTTAAAAGAGATGGCTGTGCTCAAATTGAAACCTGACTCAGTTACTTATTCTACAATGATTTATGCTTATGTTCGTGTTCGGGATTTTAAGAGGGCGTTTTACTATCATAAACAGATGGTGAAGAGTGGGCAAGTACCTGATGCTAGATCGTATCACAAGTTAAGGTCGATTTTGGATGTGAAAGCTGCAACTAAGAATAAGAAGGATAAGAGTGCAATTATGGGTATAATCAGTAGTAAGTTGGGTTGGGTTAAAATTAAGAAGAAAGCAAAGAAAGATGAGTTTTGGAAGAACAAGAAAAAATGGTCAGGTGCTTGTGGTTCAAATTCAGTTGGAACCAGACAATGA